The following proteins are co-located in the Candidatus Tiamatella incendiivivens genome:
- a CDS encoding DNA double-strand break repair nuclease NurA produces the protein MTVYPSDFYAKISVKRGLLEKLAYTQFMESMKLDSYRKTIDKPVKPIQQAATDGGLGVKRLAAFTVYMVRGYSVAYKSNNMGDNVPLGEAVYADLGVLIPPSREETRISIYRDTAELWSALKILDAMDAGGIYLGDGSIVSLIVEPVVYRMLRSAERHPIKCINERVNLNVLESESLKEPLASRRLLDVDEASAVGEGGILLLTGDRELRDCALYLEFLEKTLLLRRLLEKAWEKNIAPIFISKSSRTSFLYNHDLYSDVFLVQLVDPMEPGYFYNPERVSVSGDIEGHLWRLLEKGTISSLDLFPGNVLGLAEFYGKLNVLRFYARLARDSPVLRVEIPFSSGELEGMSKKELSKNMEFTIASVTRELAGLELTDGYPMILKIVHERSKISAIEADILFNSLGLQARHGSREVLGE, from the coding sequence ATGACGGTGTATCCTTCTGATTTCTATGCGAAAATAAGTGTGAAGAGGGGATTGCTAGAAAAGCTTGCTTACACCCAGTTCATGGAATCTATGAAACTAGATAGTTATAGGAAGACTATCGATAAGCCTGTGAAGCCTATACAGCAAGCTGCTACTGATGGAGGGCTCGGAGTAAAGAGGCTTGCTGCTTTCACCGTCTATATGGTCAGAGGATATAGTGTAGCGTACAAATCTAACAATATGGGTGATAACGTTCCATTAGGAGAGGCTGTATACGCTGATCTAGGTGTACTTATACCGCCTTCTAGAGAAGAAACTAGGATATCTATCTACCGTGATACAGCTGAGCTATGGAGTGCTTTAAAAATATTGGACGCTATGGATGCAGGTGGTATATACCTTGGAGATGGCAGTATTGTCAGCCTCATAGTTGAACCAGTAGTTTATAGAATGCTGAGGAGTGCTGAGAGACATCCTATCAAATGCATAAATGAGAGGGTTAATCTAAATGTTCTGGAATCCGAGTCTTTGAAGGAGCCATTAGCGTCGAGGAGATTATTAGATGTTGACGAGGCTTCAGCTGTTGGGGAAGGTGGGATCCTGCTTTTAACTGGTGACAGGGAACTTCGTGACTGTGCTCTTTACCTTGAATTCTTGGAGAAAACTCTTCTTCTCAGAAGGTTACTAGAGAAGGCTTGGGAGAAGAATATTGCACCCATATTCATATCTAAGTCAAGTAGAACAAGTTTCCTATACAACCATGATCTATATAGTGATGTATTTCTAGTACAACTAGTAGATCCCATGGAGCCAGGATATTTCTATAACCCTGAAAGGGTGAGTGTTTCGGGGGACATTGAAGGACATCTATGGAGGCTATTAGAGAAAGGGACTATCAGTAGCCTCGACTTATTCCCAGGGAATGTTCTGGGACTAGCAGAGTTCTACGGTAAATTGAACGTGCTGAGATTCTATGCTAGATTAGCAAGAGATTCTCCCGTCCTAAGAGTGGAAATACCTTTCTCATCAGGCGAGCTTGAGGGAATGAGTAAAAAGGAGTTGTCAAAGAACATGGAGTTTACTATTGCCAGTGTAACAAGAGAATTGGCGGGGCTCGAGTTAACAGATGGTTATCCCATGATTCTAAAAATTGTGCATGAGAGAAGTAAGATTTCCGCCATAGAGGCAGATATATTATTCAACTCTTTAGGTCTCCAAGCTAGACACGGATCCCGTGAGGTGCTCGGAGAATGA
- a CDS encoding ATP-binding protein, translating to MSDIKLEPIGVIVGESSPLQSIVLFDPDYVIKPRVGMYITTETEEGVILGIVESIRAGNPLLPGDMADVNDARKMSRFRDLPGKKYLRGLVQWLSLLKALEKGEVRAPSLPPIPSSDVYPASRESLATIFGPEGRKWIRIGRLLSDETVPFKINADQLARHLAILAVTGGGKSNTVCILTKRIVEELGGTAVIFDMHGEYSSMDLPGVINVQNPQINPVNLTFEELRTLARLPENAHNQERILREAWEKVNEIRLEKKISAREIMDLLKNTVKSTIEQKNDSTTKGAARGVLNRLDDITYYYGDILDGFAPTELEEFIVPSKLNVVDLSSVDERAADAVVAHYLRRLLRARKEYIRKKGASGYPVPVIAFIEEAHILVPSNGYTLTKYWASRIAREGRKFQLGITLVSQRPKNVDSEVLSQTNNKVILRIVEPTDMSYVQRSTEQMSDNIKDLLPGLNPGEAVVVGMMARLPAIVKVDLCDVKRAGSDVSLSDLWMIHNIAKNSSRDVSDVM from the coding sequence ATGAGTGATATTAAACTGGAACCCATTGGGGTAATAGTCGGGGAGAGCAGTCCCCTTCAAAGTATCGTGTTATTTGACCCGGACTATGTTATCAAACCTAGGGTGGGAATGTATATTACCACCGAGACGGAGGAAGGAGTCATTCTTGGTATAGTTGAAAGCATAAGGGCCGGTAACCCTCTTCTCCCAGGAGATATGGCGGACGTCAATGACGCCCGTAAGATGAGTAGGTTTAGAGATCTTCCAGGTAAGAAGTATTTGAGAGGATTAGTTCAGTGGCTTTCCCTACTGAAAGCTCTTGAGAAAGGGGAGGTAAGAGCACCTAGTCTCCCACCTATCCCATCCAGCGATGTTTATCCGGCATCACGTGAAAGCCTTGCAACAATATTTGGTCCAGAAGGGAGGAAATGGATAAGAATCGGACGATTGTTATCTGACGAAACTGTCCCATTTAAGATAAACGCAGATCAGCTAGCAAGACACCTGGCTATACTTGCGGTTACTGGCGGGGGTAAAAGCAATACTGTATGCATTCTAACCAAGAGGATAGTAGAAGAACTCGGAGGGACAGCAGTTATATTCGACATGCACGGCGAATATTCTAGCATGGATTTACCTGGTGTAATTAATGTCCAGAACCCTCAGATAAACCCTGTCAACCTAACGTTCGAGGAGCTTAGAACACTTGCAAGGCTACCTGAAAACGCTCATAATCAGGAGAGAATACTCAGGGAGGCCTGGGAGAAAGTTAATGAGATTAGATTAGAGAAGAAGATTTCTGCAAGGGAAATAATGGATCTATTAAAGAACACTGTCAAGTCAACAATTGAACAAAAGAATGACTCTACAACAAAAGGTGCTGCTAGAGGGGTTCTGAATAGACTGGATGATATAACCTATTACTATGGGGATATACTCGATGGGTTCGCTCCGACTGAACTAGAAGAATTCATCGTGCCGTCGAAACTCAATGTAGTGGACCTATCAAGCGTTGATGAGAGAGCTGCTGATGCTGTAGTTGCACATTACTTAAGGAGACTTCTTAGAGCTAGGAAAGAGTATATTCGTAAGAAGGGAGCTAGCGGCTATCCCGTCCCGGTTATAGCTTTCATAGAAGAGGCTCATATACTTGTACCGTCAAATGGCTACACATTGACGAAGTACTGGGCTTCAAGAATAGCACGCGAAGGAAGGAAATTCCAGCTTGGAATAACCCTAGTAAGCCAGAGGCCTAAGAATGTTGATTCAGAAGTCCTAAGCCAAACTAACAATAAGGTCATTCTAAGGATAGTAGAGCCCACTGATATGAGTTATGTGCAGAGATCAACAGAGCAGATGTCTGACAATATAAAGGATCTACTTCCCGGGTTGAATCCTGGTGAGGCTGTGGTCGTCGGTATGATGGCGAGGCTCCCTGCGATTGTCAAAGTTGACTTATGCGATGTTAAGAGGGCAGGAAGCGATGTCAGCTTATCTGATTTATGGATGATCCATAATATAGCTAAGAACAGTTCACGCGATGTTAGCGATGTAATGTAG